A genomic stretch from Arthrobacter sp. KBS0702 includes:
- the gcvT gene encoding glycine cleavage system aminomethyltransferase GcvT, whose translation MTENYTALYEEHKKLGASFTDFGGWQMPLKYSSELAEHHAVRNSAGLFDLSHMGEVWVTGPDAAAFLDYALVGKISAMAVGKAKYSLICNEDGGIIDDLITYRRGDEKFLVVPNAGNAKVVAEALAERAGSAQEGGFDVTVEDASAATSLIAVQGPKAEAILLRLVPAAQHELVTGLKYYAAVDVPFMFGGGSQELLLARTGYTGEDGFEIFVANDDAAALWQALIAIAEEGELTPAGLASRDSLRLEAGMPLYGNELSLEGDPFAAGLGPVVALSKEGDFVGKAALAAKKEAGAGSTTGRKLVGLKGLGRRAGRGHYPVLKDGTTVGEVTSGQPSPTLGYPVAMAYVDVEFTEPGTALEIDLRGKSEPFEVVALPFYKRQK comes from the coding sequence ATGACTGAGAACTACACGGCCCTGTACGAAGAGCACAAGAAACTCGGCGCCTCCTTCACGGACTTTGGTGGCTGGCAGATGCCGCTCAAGTACAGCTCCGAACTCGCCGAACACCACGCCGTCCGCAACTCCGCGGGCCTGTTCGACCTCTCCCATATGGGCGAAGTCTGGGTCACCGGCCCGGACGCTGCCGCCTTCCTGGACTACGCCCTCGTGGGCAAGATCTCCGCCATGGCGGTCGGCAAGGCCAAGTACTCGCTGATCTGCAACGAAGACGGCGGCATCATCGACGACCTCATCACCTACCGGCGCGGTGACGAGAAGTTCCTGGTGGTTCCCAACGCGGGCAACGCCAAGGTCGTGGCCGAGGCCCTGGCGGAGCGCGCCGGTTCTGCCCAAGAAGGCGGATTTGACGTCACCGTCGAGGATGCCTCCGCGGCAACCTCGCTGATTGCCGTCCAGGGTCCCAAGGCGGAGGCCATCCTGCTCCGTCTGGTCCCCGCGGCGCAGCACGAGCTTGTCACCGGGCTGAAGTACTACGCCGCTGTCGACGTCCCGTTCATGTTCGGCGGCGGCAGCCAGGAACTCCTGCTGGCCCGCACCGGCTACACCGGTGAGGACGGCTTCGAAATCTTCGTCGCCAACGACGACGCCGCCGCCCTCTGGCAGGCGCTCATCGCCATCGCCGAGGAGGGCGAACTGACCCCGGCCGGCCTCGCTTCCCGCGACTCGCTCCGGCTTGAGGCCGGCATGCCGCTCTACGGCAACGAACTCTCCCTCGAAGGCGACCCGTTCGCCGCCGGGCTCGGCCCCGTCGTCGCGCTCTCCAAGGAGGGCGACTTCGTCGGCAAGGCAGCCCTGGCCGCCAAGAAGGAAGCCGGCGCCGGATCCACCACGGGCCGCAAGCTCGTCGGACTCAAAGGCCTCGGACGCCGGGCCGGCCGCGGCCACTACCCGGTCCTGAAGGACGGCACCACGGTCGGCGAAGTCACCTCCGGCCAGCCCAGCCCGACCCTCGGCTACCCGGTCGCGATGGCCTACGTCGACGTCGAGTTCACCGAACCCGGCACCGCCCTGGAAATCGACCTGCGCGGCAAGAGCGAGCCTTTCGAAGTTGTCGCACTGCCTTTCTACAAGCGCCAAAAGTAG
- the gcvH gene encoding glycine cleavage system protein GcvH has product MAKVAPELQYSDEHEWVARDSGNAGSNIVSIGISAVATDALGDIVYVDLPEVGSAVTAGETCGEVESTKSVSDLYAPVTGEVTEVNAAVVDDPALINSDPYGAGWLFKVAAESDGPLLSAQDYASKNGGEL; this is encoded by the coding sequence ATGGCAAAAGTTGCCCCTGAACTGCAGTACTCCGACGAGCACGAGTGGGTTGCGCGGGACTCCGGCAACGCCGGATCAAACATTGTGTCCATCGGCATCTCCGCGGTCGCCACAGATGCCCTCGGCGACATCGTCTACGTTGACCTGCCCGAGGTCGGCTCCGCGGTGACCGCGGGGGAGACCTGCGGCGAGGTCGAGTCGACCAAGTCGGTCTCGGACCTGTACGCCCCGGTCACGGGCGAGGTCACCGAAGTCAACGCCGCCGTCGTCGACGACCCCGCACTGATCAACAGCGACCCCTACGGCGCCGGCTGGCTCTTCAAGGTGGCCGCCGAGTCCGACGGCCCGCTGCTCTCCGCACAGGACTACGCCTCCAAGAACGGCGGCGAACTGTGA
- the glyA gene encoding serine hydroxymethyltransferase, translating to MSGAATGTETVFEQVVSPSLDAELSALDPEIAAKIDAELGRQRDGLEMIASENHTAKAVMQAQGSVLTNKYAEGYPGKRYYGGCEHVDVIEQLAIDRVKALFGAEYANVQPHSGAQANASVMHALIRPGDTIMGLNLAHGGHLTHGMKINFSGRLYNVIPYQVREDDHRIDMAEVERLAQEHKPALIVAGWSAYARQLDFAEFRRIADSVGAYLMVDMAHFAGLVAAGLHPSPVPHAHVTTSTTHKTLAGPRGGIILSNDADIAKKINSAVFPGQQGGPLEHVIAGKAVAFKIAASPEFKERQERVLAGARILAERLVQPDVTAKGINVISGGTDVHLVLVDLRNCELNGQEAEDRLAEIDITVNRNAVPFDPRPPMVTSGLRIGTPALATRGFGETAFTEVADIIAEALIADAGADLSGLRSRVEALAAAHPLYPSVDNLA from the coding sequence GTGAGCGGGGCAGCGACGGGGACCGAAACGGTGTTCGAGCAGGTCGTGTCCCCGTCCCTGGACGCGGAGCTATCCGCCCTGGATCCGGAGATCGCCGCAAAGATCGACGCCGAGCTGGGCCGCCAGCGCGACGGCCTGGAAATGATCGCCTCGGAAAACCACACCGCCAAGGCCGTCATGCAGGCGCAGGGTTCGGTGCTGACCAACAAGTATGCCGAGGGCTACCCGGGCAAGCGCTACTACGGCGGTTGTGAGCACGTGGACGTCATTGAACAGCTCGCGATCGACCGGGTCAAGGCCCTCTTCGGCGCCGAGTACGCCAACGTCCAGCCGCACTCCGGTGCCCAGGCCAACGCCTCCGTGATGCACGCCCTGATCCGTCCGGGCGACACCATCATGGGCCTGAACCTGGCGCACGGCGGCCACCTCACGCACGGCATGAAGATCAACTTCTCCGGCCGTCTGTACAACGTGATCCCGTACCAGGTCCGGGAGGATGACCACCGGATCGATATGGCCGAGGTGGAGCGCCTGGCCCAGGAGCACAAGCCGGCCCTGATCGTCGCCGGCTGGTCCGCCTACGCGCGCCAGCTCGATTTCGCGGAGTTCCGTCGGATCGCCGATTCGGTGGGCGCCTACCTGATGGTGGACATGGCCCACTTCGCCGGGCTCGTCGCGGCCGGACTGCACCCGTCGCCGGTGCCGCACGCCCACGTCACCACCTCCACCACGCACAAGACCCTCGCCGGTCCGCGCGGCGGCATCATCCTCTCGAACGACGCCGACATCGCCAAGAAGATCAACTCGGCTGTGTTCCCGGGCCAGCAGGGCGGCCCGCTCGAGCACGTCATCGCGGGCAAGGCCGTGGCCTTCAAGATTGCCGCGTCACCGGAGTTCAAGGAACGCCAGGAACGTGTGCTGGCCGGTGCCCGGATCCTCGCCGAGCGCCTGGTCCAGCCGGACGTCACCGCGAAGGGGATCAACGTGATCTCCGGCGGCACCGACGTGCACCTGGTCCTGGTGGACCTGCGCAACTGCGAGCTCAACGGGCAGGAAGCCGAGGACCGCCTCGCGGAAATCGACATCACCGTGAACCGCAACGCCGTCCCGTTCGACCCGCGCCCGCCGATGGTCACCTCGGGCCTGCGGATCGGCACCCCGGCGCTGGCCACCCGCGGCTTCGGCGAGACCGCCTTCACCGAGGTGGCGGATATCATCGCTGAGGCGCTGATCGCCGACGCCGGCGCGGACCTGTCCGGTCTGCGCTCACGGGTCGAGGCCCTCGCCGCCGCCCATCCGCTCTACCCCTCGGTTGATAACCTCGCCTAG
- a CDS encoding L-serine ammonia-lyase, protein MAVGVFDLFSIGLGPSSSHTVGPMRAAAVFAEELKASGDLDRVASLRVDLYGSLAATGHGHGTMTAILLGLEGYHPELILPAEVEERLAAIADSGKLQLAGAVTLPYGVKDMVLRPLTILPRHTNGMTFTVADADGDTLHSATFFSVGGGFIVREGEEDAALKELDESKKELPLPFRTAAELLGRCQSKGLSIGEIMFVNERASRTEEEIREGLLHIYSVMAECVATSLKREGLLPGGLKVRRRAPDWHERLLKENADQDPDYRDPKYWQEWVNLIALAVNEENASGGRVVTAPTNGAAGIIPAVLYYALHFAPGMDKATQADRDDVVVKFLLTAGAIGVLYKEQASISGAEVGCQGEVGSASSMAAAGLAEVMGGTPQQVENAAEIAMEHNLGLTCDPIGGLVQIPCIERNAIAAAKAINAAKMALWGDGTHRVSLDEVIVTMRETGKDMSSKYKETAMGGLAVNVVEC, encoded by the coding sequence ATGGCTGTTGGAGTCTTTGATCTCTTTTCCATCGGATTAGGGCCATCAAGCTCGCACACCGTCGGCCCCATGCGGGCCGCCGCCGTCTTCGCCGAGGAACTCAAGGCCTCGGGCGATCTGGACCGCGTGGCGTCGCTGCGCGTGGACCTCTACGGGTCCCTCGCCGCCACCGGCCACGGGCACGGGACCATGACGGCCATCCTGCTCGGCCTCGAGGGCTACCACCCTGAACTGATCCTCCCCGCGGAGGTGGAGGAGCGGCTGGCCGCCATCGCCGACAGCGGGAAACTGCAGCTGGCCGGCGCCGTCACCCTGCCCTACGGCGTCAAGGACATGGTGCTGCGGCCGCTCACCATCCTGCCTCGGCACACGAACGGCATGACGTTCACCGTTGCCGACGCCGACGGCGACACCCTGCACAGCGCCACCTTCTTCTCCGTCGGCGGCGGCTTCATCGTCCGCGAGGGCGAGGAAGACGCCGCGCTGAAGGAACTCGACGAATCCAAGAAAGAGTTACCGCTGCCGTTCCGCACCGCCGCGGAACTGCTGGGCCGCTGCCAGTCCAAGGGGCTTTCGATCGGCGAGATCATGTTCGTCAACGAACGGGCGTCCCGCACCGAGGAGGAGATCCGCGAAGGCCTCCTGCACATCTACTCGGTGATGGCCGAGTGCGTGGCCACCTCCCTGAAGCGCGAGGGGCTGCTGCCCGGCGGGCTCAAGGTCCGCCGTCGTGCACCCGACTGGCACGAACGCCTGCTCAAGGAAAACGCCGACCAGGACCCCGACTACCGCGACCCGAAGTACTGGCAGGAGTGGGTCAACCTGATTGCGCTCGCCGTCAACGAGGAGAACGCCTCCGGCGGGCGTGTCGTCACCGCCCCCACCAACGGCGCGGCCGGCATCATCCCCGCGGTGCTCTACTACGCCCTGCACTTCGCCCCCGGGATGGACAAGGCCACCCAGGCCGACCGCGACGACGTCGTGGTCAAGTTCCTGCTGACCGCCGGTGCGATCGGGGTGCTGTACAAGGAACAGGCCTCGATCTCCGGCGCCGAGGTTGGCTGCCAGGGTGAGGTGGGCTCGGCGTCGTCGATGGCTGCCGCCGGGCTGGCCGAAGTCATGGGCGGCACGCCGCAGCAGGTCGAGAACGCCGCGGAAATCGCGATGGAACACAACCTCGGCCTGACCTGCGACCCTATCGGCGGGCTGGTGCAGATCCCCTGCATCGAACGCAACGCGATCGCCGCGGCGAAGGCCATCAACGCGGCCAAGATGGCCCTGTGGGGAGACGGCACGCACCGCGTCTCGCTCGACGAGGTCATCGTGACCATGCGCGAAACCGGCAAGGACATGAGCTCCAAATACAAGGAGACCGCCATGGGCGGACTCGCCGTCAACGTGGTGGAGTGCTGA
- a CDS encoding TspO/MBR family protein — MHERPDPRGPVAQVLVLLALLGASALVAALGGLASAANVDGWYAAADKAPWSPPNWLFGPVWTLLYIAMAVAAWLVWRSRSPGKRAALTVYGAQLVLNLLWTPAFFALYPSLGTPALWIGLVIIVGLAVAVAVTVLRFGPISRAAGLLMLPYLSWIVFASSLNLWAALNN, encoded by the coding sequence ATGCATGAACGGCCGGATCCCCGGGGCCCCGTTGCGCAGGTGCTGGTCCTGCTCGCGCTGCTGGGCGCTTCGGCACTGGTTGCGGCACTCGGCGGGCTGGCCTCCGCAGCCAACGTCGACGGCTGGTACGCCGCCGCGGACAAGGCGCCGTGGTCCCCGCCGAACTGGCTTTTCGGGCCGGTCTGGACACTGCTCTACATCGCGATGGCCGTAGCCGCCTGGCTGGTGTGGCGCAGTCGGTCCCCCGGGAAAAGGGCCGCCCTCACCGTCTACGGCGCCCAGCTGGTGCTGAATCTGCTGTGGACGCCGGCCTTCTTCGCCTTGTACCCGTCCCTCGGCACACCGGCGCTGTGGATCGGCTTGGTGATCATCGTGGGGCTGGCGGTCGCCGTGGCCGTCACCGTGTTGAGATTCGGACCGATCAGCCGTGCCGCGGGGCTGCTGATGCTCCCCTACCTGAGCTGGATCGTGTTCGCCTCGTCCCTGAACCTGTGGGCGGCGCTGAACAACTGA
- a CDS encoding peptidoglycan bridge formation glycyltransferase FemA/FemB family protein, with translation MREFTARFASAEEIANWDAHVTANPNGGNLLQSEAFAEVKQHFGWKPLHLVYETADYTSYNLILEKSFPLLGKLWYLIKGPDVASVEDVPGIAAANAEFVKRARLGVFAIKIEPDIVLSEEARRVIEGAGLVKTHNLQPNDSTALLDISPEENQLLRNLHSRGRNAVRRAIREGVEVHNVDPTEENFRAMYALMTNTVEAKSQVRVREYEYYRQFWTNFIKRDQGRLLFVYEDGVPSVGAFVINYGRKGTYKDGGSLQKRNQYGDSHLVQWTAINQFKELGCTEYDFCGTPPSDQLKDTSNPFHGLGLFKTSFSKTVTDFVGCYDQVLSPLKYKAWMAAGERVARQLYTRRTGQQFY, from the coding sequence TTGCGTGAATTCACTGCCCGTTTTGCCTCAGCCGAAGAGATCGCCAACTGGGATGCCCACGTCACGGCGAACCCCAATGGCGGCAATCTCCTGCAATCGGAGGCCTTCGCCGAGGTCAAGCAGCACTTTGGCTGGAAGCCCCTGCACCTCGTCTATGAAACCGCTGACTACACGAGCTACAACCTCATCCTGGAGAAGTCCTTCCCGCTGCTCGGCAAGCTCTGGTACCTGATCAAGGGCCCGGACGTGGCGTCCGTCGAGGACGTCCCCGGGATCGCCGCGGCCAACGCCGAGTTTGTGAAACGCGCCCGGCTGGGAGTCTTCGCGATCAAAATCGAACCGGACATCGTCCTCTCCGAGGAGGCCCGGCGCGTCATCGAAGGTGCCGGCCTGGTCAAGACCCACAACCTGCAGCCCAACGACTCAACAGCACTGCTGGACATCTCCCCGGAGGAGAACCAGCTGCTGCGCAACCTGCACTCGCGCGGCCGCAACGCCGTCCGCCGCGCCATCCGGGAGGGCGTGGAGGTCCACAACGTGGACCCCACCGAAGAGAACTTCCGGGCCATGTACGCGCTGATGACCAACACGGTGGAAGCCAAGTCCCAGGTCCGGGTCCGCGAATACGAGTACTACCGCCAGTTCTGGACCAACTTCATCAAGCGCGACCAGGGACGGCTGTTGTTCGTCTATGAGGACGGCGTGCCCTCGGTGGGCGCATTCGTCATCAACTACGGCCGCAAGGGCACGTACAAGGATGGCGGCTCGCTGCAGAAGCGGAACCAGTACGGCGACTCCCACCTGGTGCAGTGGACGGCCATCAACCAGTTCAAGGAACTCGGCTGCACCGAATACGATTTCTGCGGCACGCCCCCCAGCGACCAGCTCAAGGACACGTCCAACCCGTTCCACGGTTTGGGCCTGTTCAAGACCAGCTTCAGCAAAACCGTCACGGACTTCGTCGGCTGCTACGACCAGGTCCTGAGCCCGCTGAAGTACAAGGCCTGGATGGCCGCCGGGGAGCGCGTCGCCCGGCAGCTGTACACGCGGCGCACGGGCCAGCAGTTCTACTAA
- a CDS encoding threonine/serine exporter ThrE family protein: MTKETDGQRRPHTDGLPKTEPMSPLQVRQNAAAKRMLRRLVQGENPPTAPLSIVDRLAGSPYANPMIQVGGVDASARKTIDFALKLAESMFRYGAGALEVETSIIAITAALGLKNIEVDITNQSVAINYAPKDQTPISLLRVVRSWTNNYAGLAEVHQLVTEIVAGGVGREEAVRRLDEITHSPKPFPRWMVTVAFGVFSAVFVGVLGGGLAASGVAFLSNLLISLLARQLGRWRTPDFFITAACSFVVTLIALLLWRFGGSVGIQIAPAIVVVGGILLLLPTGRLVSSVQDAINGFPVTAAGRFLSTMLTFGALVAGIAVGFVVGAMSGMKAIDVTETFPPVYPLWALVPLVAIAVVAIGVTEQTSLKLLLPTAAVGVVGHLVLIGGTAAGIGPRFAPALAAVVIGLLARVVALRMGAPQLVVAVPAALILLPGLTIFRSMYVLTIEESEILMGAGGMLNAGAIVLGVAAGIVLGDTLARPLTRSLASNERRRARRR, translated from the coding sequence ATGACCAAGGAAACCGACGGGCAGCGGAGGCCGCACACCGACGGACTGCCCAAGACCGAGCCGATGTCGCCCCTGCAGGTGCGGCAGAACGCCGCCGCCAAACGCATGCTCCGCAGGCTGGTCCAGGGCGAAAACCCGCCGACGGCCCCGCTGAGCATCGTCGACCGGCTGGCCGGCAGTCCGTACGCCAACCCGATGATCCAGGTCGGCGGCGTGGACGCGTCCGCCCGCAAGACCATCGACTTTGCCCTCAAGCTGGCCGAATCGATGTTCCGGTACGGTGCCGGGGCCCTCGAAGTGGAGACCAGCATCATCGCCATCACGGCCGCGCTGGGGTTGAAGAACATCGAGGTGGACATCACTAACCAGTCAGTGGCCATCAACTACGCGCCCAAGGACCAGACGCCCATCTCGCTGCTGCGCGTCGTGCGGTCCTGGACCAACAACTACGCCGGCCTGGCCGAGGTGCACCAGCTGGTCACGGAGATCGTGGCCGGCGGGGTCGGCCGCGAGGAAGCGGTGCGCCGGCTCGACGAGATCACGCACAGCCCGAAACCCTTCCCGCGCTGGATGGTCACCGTTGCCTTCGGCGTCTTCTCGGCAGTTTTCGTCGGCGTGCTGGGCGGGGGCCTCGCAGCCTCCGGGGTCGCCTTCCTGTCCAACCTGCTGATCAGCCTGCTGGCGCGGCAACTGGGCCGCTGGCGCACGCCGGACTTCTTCATCACGGCAGCGTGTTCCTTCGTGGTCACGCTGATCGCGTTGCTGCTGTGGCGGTTCGGCGGCAGCGTCGGAATCCAGATCGCCCCCGCCATCGTGGTGGTCGGCGGGATTCTCCTGCTGCTCCCCACCGGCCGGCTCGTCTCCTCGGTGCAGGACGCGATCAACGGCTTCCCGGTCACGGCCGCCGGCCGGTTCCTGTCCACCATGCTGACCTTCGGAGCCCTCGTCGCGGGAATCGCGGTCGGCTTCGTCGTGGGGGCGATGAGCGGGATGAAAGCCATCGATGTCACCGAAACATTCCCGCCGGTCTATCCCTTGTGGGCGCTCGTGCCGCTGGTCGCCATAGCCGTGGTCGCGATCGGCGTGACCGAACAGACCTCACTGAAGCTGTTGCTGCCGACGGCGGCCGTCGGCGTCGTCGGACACCTCGTGTTGATCGGCGGGACGGCCGCGGGCATCGGCCCCCGGTTTGCTCCGGCCCTGGCGGCCGTCGTCATCGGTCTGCTGGCCCGGGTGGTGGCGCTCCGGATGGGAGCCCCGCAGCTGGTCGTGGCCGTGCCTGCGGCGCTCATCCTGCTGCCCGGGTTGACTATATTCCGGTCCATGTATGTATTGACGATCGAGGAATCCGAGATCCTGATGGGCGCCGGCGGGATGCTCAACGCCGGGGCAATCGTGCTCGGCGTTGCGGCCGGCATTGTGCTCGGTGACACCCTGGCCCGGCCGCTGACCCGGAGCCTGGCCAGCAACGAACGGCGCCGGGCCCGCCGCCGCTAG
- a CDS encoding siderophore-interacting protein codes for MTSLPAATTANRNSRPQTSLTVLRREQLSPHMVRIVAGGPGFAGYVDNGYVDRYVKIAFPQPGIDYPQPLDLWAIRESFPREQWPHTRTYTVRWVDEAAAELAIDFVIHGDEGLAGPWAAAAQAGDALVFTGPGGGYNPDPAADWHLFAGDESALPAISAAVETLPRDARGLAFLEVDGEADILGLDAPAGLELHWLPRRGAPAGSTPLLVDAVRDAVWPEGRVQVFAHGERGSMKGLREVFYAQRGLERGQVSLSGYWAQGRVEDDFQAEKKLPIGKI; via the coding sequence ATGACTTCGCTCCCCGCCGCCACCACCGCCAACCGGAACTCCCGGCCCCAGACCAGCCTCACGGTCCTGCGGCGCGAGCAGCTCTCGCCGCACATGGTCCGGATCGTTGCCGGTGGCCCCGGTTTCGCCGGCTACGTCGACAACGGCTACGTGGACCGGTACGTCAAGATTGCCTTCCCGCAGCCGGGGATCGACTATCCGCAGCCGCTGGACCTTTGGGCCATCCGGGAATCCTTTCCGCGCGAACAGTGGCCGCACACCCGGACCTACACCGTCCGCTGGGTTGACGAAGCCGCTGCCGAGCTCGCGATCGACTTCGTGATCCACGGCGACGAAGGCCTGGCCGGCCCGTGGGCCGCGGCCGCCCAGGCCGGGGACGCTCTCGTCTTCACCGGACCGGGCGGGGGCTACAACCCGGACCCCGCTGCCGACTGGCACCTCTTCGCGGGTGACGAGTCGGCCCTGCCGGCGATCAGCGCCGCGGTGGAGACCCTGCCCCGGGACGCCCGGGGCTTGGCCTTCCTGGAGGTGGACGGCGAGGCCGACATCCTGGGCCTCGACGCCCCCGCCGGCCTCGAACTGCACTGGCTCCCCCGCCGCGGCGCCCCGGCCGGCAGCACCCCGCTGCTGGTGGACGCCGTGCGCGACGCCGTGTGGCCGGAGGGGCGCGTCCAGGTCTTCGCGCACGGTGAGCGCGGCTCCATGAAGGGCCTGCGCGAGGTGTTCTACGCCCAGCGCGGCCTCGAGCGCGGCCAGGTCTCGCTGTCCGGCTACTGGGCTCAGGGCCGGGTGGAAGACGACTTCCAGGCCGAGAAGAAGCTGCCGATCGGCAAAATCTAG
- a CDS encoding uracil-DNA glycosylase → MARQPLDELMAPDWAAALAPVETNLRAVLGFLAAEVAGGHEVLPAPSNLLRAFRQPLAGVRVLIVGQDPYPTPGHAVGLSFAVDGATRPIPRSLANIYKELEADLGLPPRVHGDLGRWAEQGVLLLNRVLSVRAGGAGSHRRKGWEAVTAAAITAVTHRCSDDGAPAPLVAVLWGKEAEGVRPLLGSTAVIASAHPSPLSASRGFFGSRPFSRVNELLTAQGDGTVDWELPPLP, encoded by the coding sequence ATGGCGCGGCAGCCGCTGGACGAACTCATGGCGCCGGACTGGGCGGCCGCACTCGCGCCGGTCGAGACGAACCTCCGGGCGGTCCTGGGGTTCCTCGCCGCCGAGGTGGCCGGCGGCCACGAGGTCTTGCCGGCGCCGTCGAACCTGCTGCGCGCCTTCCGCCAGCCGCTCGCCGGCGTCCGGGTGCTGATTGTCGGCCAGGACCCCTACCCCACCCCGGGCCACGCCGTGGGGTTGTCCTTCGCCGTGGACGGTGCCACCCGGCCGATCCCGCGCAGCCTGGCCAACATCTATAAGGAGCTCGAGGCCGACCTTGGGCTGCCGCCGCGGGTCCACGGCGACCTGGGCCGCTGGGCGGAACAGGGAGTGCTCCTGCTCAACAGGGTCCTCAGCGTCCGGGCCGGCGGGGCCGGGTCGCACCGCCGCAAGGGCTGGGAAGCCGTGACAGCCGCCGCCATCACCGCCGTGACGCACCGGTGCTCCGACGACGGCGCCCCGGCTCCGCTGGTCGCGGTCCTCTGGGGCAAGGAAGCGGAGGGGGTGCGGCCGCTGCTCGGGTCCACCGCCGTGATTGCCAGCGCCCACCCCAGCCCCCTCTCGGCTTCCCGGGGGTTCTTCGGCTCCCGGCCCTTCAGCCGGGTCAATGAGCTCCTCACCGCTCAGGGGGACGGCACGGTGGACTGGGAGCTGCCGCCGCTGCCCTGA
- a CDS encoding DUF3263 domain-containing protein — translation MAEAASEYLPAEGDRLSPVAEDSPLSGRDQQMLALERQWWKYAGAKEQAIRELFDLSATHYYQILNALIDTEAALAHDPMLVKRLRRLRTSRQRARTARRLGSDA, via the coding sequence GTGGCCGAAGCAGCATCGGAGTACCTGCCGGCGGAGGGCGACCGGCTGTCGCCGGTCGCCGAAGACTCGCCGCTGAGCGGCCGGGACCAGCAGATGCTCGCCCTGGAGCGGCAGTGGTGGAAGTACGCCGGCGCCAAGGAACAGGCCATCCGGGAGCTTTTTGACCTGTCCGCCACGCACTACTACCAGATCCTCAATGCCTTGATCGATACCGAGGCGGCGCTGGCCCACGATCCCATGCTGGTCAAGAGATTGCGTAGACTACGTACGTCACGACAACGTGCCCGCACCGCCCGCCGTCTCGGCTCAGACGCTTAA
- a CDS encoding LytR C-terminal domain-containing protein, with translation MTKYARDEFDRVPETSTRQGVHRTASAPHSRRLGPILSFGAAALAIGLVAFLLLPKLGFGPAGGSAITADQASNNAATSQAPSTAAAGPTPSASAQPSGSIAPAASTPSASTVPSPAVDKTQPVAIYNGTATAGLAGRVGSTVTSAGWVLGPLGNWGGARQQTSVVFYNGPAQKANAEALGSLLGIGTLVDSAELKMPLVVVLGPGFK, from the coding sequence ATGACCAAGTACGCTCGGGATGAATTTGATCGGGTCCCGGAGACCTCCACGCGCCAGGGTGTCCACCGGACGGCTTCCGCACCCCACTCCCGCCGGTTGGGTCCCATCCTCTCGTTTGGCGCCGCGGCCCTCGCGATCGGCCTCGTAGCCTTCCTCCTGCTGCCCAAGCTGGGCTTCGGCCCTGCCGGCGGATCGGCCATCACGGCGGACCAGGCCAGCAACAACGCCGCCACGTCGCAGGCCCCGAGCACGGCCGCGGCTGGCCCCACCCCTTCCGCCAGCGCCCAGCCGAGCGGCAGCATCGCCCCGGCGGCCTCGACGCCGTCCGCATCGACGGTCCCGAGCCCAGCCGTGGACAAAACCCAGCCGGTGGCGATCTACAACGGAACCGCGACGGCGGGGCTGGCCGGCCGCGTCGGATCCACGGTCACCTCCGCAGGGTGGGTCCTTGGCCCGCTCGGCAACTGGGGCGGCGCCCGCCAGCAGACCTCGGTGGTCTTCTACAACGGCCCGGCACAGAAGGCGAACGCCGAAGCACTGGGCTCGCTCCTGGGAATCGGCACCCTCGTGGATTCGGCCGAACTCAAGATGCCCCTCGTCGTCGTCCTGGGTCCCGGCTTCAAGTAG